From a region of the Apibacter sp. B3706 genome:
- a CDS encoding HD domain-containing protein has protein sequence MEKINKRKIFNDPVLGFVSISDELLFDIIEHPYFQRLRRISQTGLSYYVYPGSTHSRFLHALGCINLMQITHKVLKDKGVKISKEEERASLIAILLHDIGHGPFSHALESTLLEGIHHEKLSITFMKLFNEEFNNELSLAIDIFLNKYPRKFFHQLISSQIDLDRLDYLKRDSFFTGVSEGNVNSERIITMMNVVNDELVIDGKGIYSIEKYLTSRMFMYWQVYFHKTSVTAEIYLIEALKRAKQLVKKGKNVPSSDVLQYFLEKSDFVEINKMDLEKFAQLDDSDVISALKLWQSHEDKTLSLLSQFIIQRKLPLSLIISEPISNEKVQQIKNEVKKLYSIEDAGYFVHQKELSVLAYNDTKDPIKLLLKNGKILELQKADNQVLVKDLRKKITRYHLCIPREISGVK, from the coding sequence TTGGAAAAAATAAATAAGAGGAAAATTTTTAATGATCCGGTATTAGGATTTGTTTCCATATCCGATGAATTACTATTTGATATAATTGAACATCCCTATTTTCAGAGGTTACGACGGATATCTCAAACAGGCTTAAGCTATTATGTTTATCCCGGTTCTACGCATTCGAGATTTCTTCATGCCTTAGGATGTATCAACTTGATGCAAATTACCCATAAAGTCCTGAAAGATAAAGGCGTTAAAATTTCAAAAGAAGAAGAAAGAGCTTCTTTAATAGCTATATTATTACATGACATAGGACATGGACCCTTTTCCCATGCACTAGAATCAACATTATTGGAAGGAATACATCACGAAAAACTTTCAATCACTTTTATGAAATTATTTAATGAGGAATTTAATAATGAATTATCATTAGCAATTGATATTTTTTTAAATAAATATCCTCGTAAATTTTTCCATCAGTTAATTTCAAGTCAAATAGATTTAGATCGATTGGATTATCTAAAAAGAGATAGTTTCTTTACCGGAGTTTCTGAAGGTAACGTAAATTCAGAAAGGATTATAACTATGATGAATGTAGTTAATGATGAATTAGTAATTGATGGTAAAGGAATCTATTCTATAGAGAAATACTTGACATCAAGAATGTTTATGTATTGGCAGGTATATTTCCATAAAACATCGGTAACAGCCGAAATATATTTAATTGAAGCTTTAAAAAGAGCCAAACAATTGGTAAAAAAAGGTAAAAATGTCCCTTCATCCGATGTGTTGCAATATTTTTTGGAAAAATCTGACTTTGTTGAAATTAATAAAATGGACTTGGAGAAATTTGCTCAGCTTGATGATTCTGATGTAATTTCAGCCTTGAAATTATGGCAGTCTCATGAAGACAAAACATTGAGTTTATTAAGTCAATTCATTATTCAAAGAAAATTACCCTTATCACTTATAATTTCAGAACCTATTTCAAATGAAAAAGTACAACAAATAAAAAATGAAGTTAAAAAATTATATTCCATAGAAGATGCAGGGTATTTTGTACACCAAAAAGAGTTAAGTGTATTAGCATACAACGATACCAAAGACCCGATCAAATTACTTTTAAAAAATGGGAAAATTTTGGAATTACAAAAAGCAGATAATCAAGTCTTAGTTAAAGATTTAAGAAAGAAAATAACTCGTTATCATTTATGTATACCCAGAGAAATTAGTGGTGTTAAATAA
- the lpxD gene encoding UDP-3-O-(3-hydroxymyristoyl)glucosamine N-acyltransferase produces MEFSAEQVANLVNGVIKGNPQEKVSYISKIEDGKPGTITFLGGEKYQEYLKDTKASIVIISKELLPKDISNLPTIIVVENAYSAFNKLLTIYNEMKIKKQGIESPVFISQSANLSEDVYVGAFAYISNHVKIGNNTKIYPQVFIGENVSIGDNCYLGPGVKIYDDCVIGNNCSIHAGTIIGGDGFGFQPTSEGYEKVPQLGNVIIEDNVEVGSNCSIDRATIGSTIIKKGVKLDNLIQVAHNVVIGEHTVIAAQAGIAGSSKLGKWSMIGGQVGISGHLNVGNRVIVQAQSGITNDVEDDQRLFGSPAIQYLKYQKSFIYFKKLPEIVNRLEKLEKGKK; encoded by the coding sequence ATGGAATTTAGCGCTGAACAAGTAGCAAATTTAGTAAATGGGGTTATAAAAGGTAACCCACAGGAAAAAGTATCTTATATATCTAAAATAGAAGATGGTAAGCCCGGTACCATAACCTTTTTAGGAGGAGAAAAATATCAGGAATATTTAAAAGATACTAAAGCTTCTATTGTTATTATATCAAAAGAACTATTACCGAAGGACATTTCCAATTTACCAACTATTATTGTTGTGGAAAATGCATATTCAGCTTTCAATAAATTATTGACTATTTATAATGAGATGAAAATAAAAAAACAGGGTATTGAAAGTCCTGTATTTATATCTCAATCTGCAAATTTATCGGAAGATGTTTATGTAGGGGCATTTGCTTATATATCAAATCATGTAAAAATAGGTAACAATACTAAAATTTACCCTCAGGTATTCATAGGTGAAAATGTTAGTATTGGAGATAATTGTTACTTAGGTCCCGGAGTTAAAATTTATGATGATTGTGTAATAGGAAATAATTGTTCTATTCATGCAGGAACTATAATAGGAGGAGACGGTTTTGGATTTCAGCCAACAAGCGAAGGATACGAAAAAGTACCCCAATTAGGTAATGTTATTATTGAAGATAATGTAGAAGTAGGATCTAATTGTTCTATTGATCGAGCCACCATAGGATCAACAATTATCAAAAAAGGAGTTAAATTAGATAATTTAATACAAGTAGCACATAATGTAGTAATTGGAGAACATACAGTTATAGCAGCTCAAGCAGGTATAGCAGGTTCTTCAAAATTAGGAAAATGGAGTATGATCGGTGGGCAGGTAGGAATTTCCGGACATCTAAATGTAGGAAATAGAGTTATAGTTCAAGCACAAAGCGGGATAACTAATGATGTAGAAGATGACCAAAGACTATTCGGTTCTCCTGCAATACAATATTTAAAATATCAAAAAAGTTTTATATACTTTAAAAAACTTCCTGAAATAGTCAATAGATTAGAGAAGTTAGAAAAAGGTAAAAAGTAA
- a CDS encoding bifunctional UDP-3-O-[3-hydroxymyristoyl] N-acetylglucosamine deacetylase/3-hydroxyacyl-ACP dehydratase — MSDKQKTLKQEFTLKGKGLHTGKEVVMTIKPAPVNTGFIFVRVDLEGQPTIEADATYVTSTERGTVLEKKGVKIHTCEHVLAALTGMDLDNAYIEMDSSEPPIMDGSSKFFVEAIEVAGVVEQEANREYFTIKEIISYTDPETGSEITAIPSDHFEVATMVDFGTKVLGTQNATMKSIQDFKSDFANARTFSFLHELETLLDSGLIKGGDINNAIVYVDKELSPDTLDKLKVVFNQPEVSVRPNGILDNVTLYYPNEAARHKLLDVIGDLTLVGVRLKAKIIATKPGHHCNTQFAKKLNKLYKLFKRKNIPEIDLQKEPVYDIKDIMRMLPHRPPFLLVDKIMEVDDKHIIGVKNVTINEPFFVGHFPNEPVMPGVLQIEAMAQTGGIFVLENVDDPQNYSTYLIKLDNVKHKRKVIPGDTLIFKIDLLEPIRRGIVHMQGYGYCNGHMVVEAEMMAQVAKTKEEKE, encoded by the coding sequence ATGTCAGATAAGCAAAAGACACTTAAACAGGAGTTTACATTAAAAGGAAAAGGTTTGCATACAGGTAAAGAAGTTGTCATGACAATTAAACCTGCACCTGTAAACACAGGATTTATTTTTGTTAGGGTGGATTTGGAAGGGCAACCTACTATTGAAGCTGATGCAACCTATGTGACTTCTACTGAAAGAGGTACCGTTTTAGAAAAAAAAGGAGTAAAAATACATACTTGTGAACATGTATTAGCTGCATTAACCGGAATGGATTTGGACAATGCATACATTGAGATGGATAGTTCAGAACCTCCTATTATGGATGGCTCATCTAAATTTTTTGTAGAAGCTATTGAAGTAGCGGGTGTAGTTGAACAAGAAGCAAACAGAGAATACTTCACAATAAAAGAAATAATTTCTTACACAGATCCGGAAACAGGTTCAGAGATTACTGCAATACCTTCCGATCACTTTGAAGTAGCTACTATGGTTGATTTTGGTACGAAAGTATTGGGGACACAAAATGCTACCATGAAAAGTATTCAAGATTTTAAATCTGATTTTGCCAATGCCAGGACCTTCAGTTTTCTTCATGAACTGGAAACTTTATTAGACTCCGGATTAATAAAAGGCGGAGATATTAATAATGCCATTGTTTATGTAGATAAAGAACTTTCCCCGGATACCCTGGATAAACTAAAAGTTGTATTTAATCAACCGGAAGTAAGTGTAAGACCTAACGGAATATTAGATAACGTGACCTTATACTATCCAAATGAAGCAGCCAGACATAAATTATTAGATGTCATTGGTGATTTAACCTTAGTAGGGGTTCGATTAAAAGCTAAAATCATAGCTACCAAGCCCGGACACCATTGCAATACACAGTTCGCAAAAAAATTAAATAAATTATATAAATTATTTAAAAGAAAAAATATACCGGAAATTGATTTGCAAAAAGAACCGGTATACGATATAAAAGATATCATGAGAATGCTTCCCCATCGTCCTCCATTTTTATTGGTGGATAAAATAATGGAAGTTGATGATAAACATATAATCGGAGTTAAAAACGTAACTATCAATGAACCTTTTTTTGTAGGTCACTTTCCTAATGAACCTGTTATGCCGGGAGTATTACAAATTGAAGCTATGGCTCAAACAGGAGGTATTTTTGTGCTCGAAAATGTAGATGATCCTCAAAATTACTCTACCTACTTGATTAAATTAGATAATGTAAAGCACAAAAGAAAGGTGATACCCGGAGATACCTTAATTTTTAAAATTGACTTATTAGAACCTATACGAAGAGGAATTGTACATATGCAAGGATATGGATACTGTAATGGACATATGGTTGTTGAAGCAGAAATGATGGCTCAAGTAGCGAAAACCAAAGAAGAGAAGGAGTAG